The following are encoded together in the Mycteria americana isolate JAX WOST 10 ecotype Jacksonville Zoo and Gardens chromosome 2, USCA_MyAme_1.0, whole genome shotgun sequence genome:
- the CFAP90 gene encoding cilia- and flagella-associated protein 90: MAAPSPAAPPLAPGAPGAGGSEGAEEVLGSAAGRRRRPPLSALSAFSCIPARREGPPELSYFHREAKTGDISTYDSIFKRPEGYNKNLHRCDRQHAKSRGLNINEEEMARPVAVLSSSEYGRRINKPIEQPIRDHARINHVQAEFYRKNGITCLLEKPSPSLDPC, translated from the exons atggccgccccctccccggctgcgcCTCCGCTCGCCCCGGGGGCCCCGGGCGCAGGAGGGTCGGAAGGGGCAGAGGAGGTGCTCGGAAgcgcggcgggaaggaggcggcggccTCCCCTCTCCGCCCTCTCCGCCTTCAGCTGCATCCCGGCCAGACGGGAAGGGCCTCCGGAGCTCAGCTATTTCCACCGGGAGGCCAag ACAGGAGATATTTCCACTTAtgattccatttttaaaagaccaGAGGGTTACAACAAAAATCTTCACCGATGTGACAGACAACATGCAAAGAGTCGTGGTCTTAACATTAATGAAGAG gAAATGGCAAGACCTGTCGCTGTTTTGTCATCTTCAGAGTATGGGAGACGCATAAATAAGCCCATAGAGCAGCCGATCAGAGATCATGCAAGGATTAATCACGTGCAGGCAGAATTCTACAGGAAAAATGGCATCACTTGCTTATTGGAAAAACCTTCTCCAAGCCTCGATCCATGCTAA